Below is a window of Paenibacillus bovis DNA.
GCCTGCTGGAATTGTCCCTGTGCCGACAGTCCGGAAGCCTGATCCTGCAGCACCCCGATCTGCCGATTAATCTGTGTCAGCACCGACGAAGACTGTAGTCCAATCTGATCGGCAGTATCCATAAAGCTGCGGGCATGAGAGATAAAATGATCATTCTGTCCCGCTTCAATATCCTTGGCAATCACGGAGCGGGCTCCGTTTTCCGCCAGCGCGGTGACCCAGGGTGCCTCATAACTATGCTGCTGATACGCCTGTACTGTCATAGAAGCCTGATTGAGGAAGGCATCAAAATCACCTGCCGCAGCCAACCGCTTCAGCTTGGTTTGATCGTAGGTCTGCAGCAGGTTGCGAATATACGTATCCCGGGGCTCCTTGGTATCCCAGTAATTTGTAGGGATACGCAGCAGATTCCATTTATATGATTCATCCGTATAGTTGCCCTGCGCCAGATTCTGCTGGAGCCCGGTCTCAAATTGGTTACGGAAATTCGTGAACCCGGTCTGAATCAGCTGTCTCATCTGATATTGCTGCTGGATCTGATTGTATTCTTTCTGGAATCGGGTATCCGCCTGTCGCTGCTGTTCTACATGCTGCGCCCAGCGCTTGTAGGCATTGACAAAGGAATCAAACTGCTGCGTATCTGTTGCTGCCTGCAGTTCACTCGCACTGGCTGAGACTGTGTCTTTCCAGGCGGTAATCGGCTCCAGTTCGTTCAGCCGATTGGCAATATGCTGCTCCTGATAGGTGAAATACCGGTTGTTATTTGCCCGGCTGTACCATTCCTGGGCCGGCACCCACTGTTGCTGCGCATAATACTGATCGGCGAGCTTGACCCAGCTGATTTTATGGTAAATGCCGATACTTTTGATAATCACCAGCACCAGACCGACGGCACAGCAGGCCAGCAGCAGATTGCGTAGCGAAAATAGCCGGAGTATGCTCATGAGCGCTCCACTCCGGCAGTATCGTGTTCAAAAGCAGGATCGTCTGCATACAGCTCTGCCCGGATATTTTCCATATCCTGACCGAGCACTTCGCCCTGCAGAGCCGGGTCATTGCGCACCACATGATACAGCCGCACAAAACGTTCCCTTGGCAGGAAGCGGGCGTACCGGCGAATAAATCCCGGATACATAGTGACATAACGCTTCATGCGTACAGCAGCCGATGTTACGCTAATCAGAATATTCCAGCCATTTTCCATTTCCAGAATTTTCGGTTCGTTGGCAATAATATAGCGGATCGACCGATCCTTGATCATATCCCGTTTGAGCCGGGCGATTTCACCGATATAATCGGCTACAAGTGGATCGAAATCCCGCGTAATCAGTGTTTCCAGCTCCAGATCCATATCGCTGCGCAACCGGAAATTCTGCAGCAGGGAGAGCAGCGCGAGCCGCAACCGGTCGTTATGAACCAGTACAGCGGTCTGGCGAAGGATATGATAACCTTTTACATCTTCTCCGCTGCGGACGGTCTCCACACCGGTAGATTGATCCTGCACCAATCCTTCATGGATCGTGGCATGATCATAGCGGAAAAGGCGGCTGAGCTGCCGCAGCGTTTCTCGTCCCATCATCCGGCGCTGAACCAGTACCAGCAGGGCAATCAGCACCAGACCACTGGCAGCAGCAATAGCGATTTGCGTCATATCCTGTGCCAGTAAAACCGCTATGATGGTAAGCAGCAGGGTAAACAAAATTTCATTCAGCATTTTGCGGCGTGCCTTGGAGCGCGCCTGATCCATTACCGGAACGAGACGGGCTTTCCCGCATTTGGGACAGTCTTCACCAGGCAGGATCGTATATTGTCCGCATCGGCGGCAGACCCGCAGCCGGTCATAGTTGCGTCGGCTTCGTTCCAATACAGGCAGCTGAACTGCTTTTTTGGTTGTTGTCATGGTAGTCCATCACTCTCTGTAATTCGTATTTGGTTATTCCCGATTGTTAACGGCGGCCAGCAATTGTTTCTCCAGTTCCTCTTCAGAAGGCGTTTTTTTACGGTGAAACGCGTAAGCTAACAAGCGGCTCACGACAAAAAGAAACATAATCGCGACACATGCGTATGCAAGTATATCCATAGGATAATCCTTTCTGTATGTTCAGGTAGTAGAAGTTTGGTTATTTTCTATTTTATGCGAAATTCTATTCCAGAATAAAGGGAGCGATGAAGATTATTCAACTTTTAGCCTGTAGTCTAGTGGTCTCCCCCGTCTCAGGGTGGGGAAAGAATTCAAGCAGATACGTTATAATGATATCCGGCTTCCTTTGATGATCAGAGTGTAAACGAGACTTTTTGGATGCAGATGGATTATTATGGATATTGTGGTGAAAATGGTATCAAATTTTTCACTTTATGTTTTTTAAGGCATGTTAAGGTGAATTTAACCGGCTCTTAATTATAATCCGCTACAATGTGAGAGAATCGCCTGTCTTATGCTTGTCCTACATTTTACCTTAAGCGAAGGAGTAGAATGATGTTCCGTAGAAAACTCAATCTTATGTATATAACCCTGGCAGTAATCCTGTGTCTGACACAGCTGCCGGGTACGCTGTTCGCCGCCTCGGCCGCAGCCAATAACAACAGCCCGTCTTCATCGGTGGACGCTGTGCTGTTGCTGGATGTCAGTAACTCCATGAAATCCAGCGATCCCGAGCAGCTGGGGAATGAAGCGATGAAGCTATTCGTTGATATGCTGCCCACCCAGGGTGACCGGGTAGGGGTAGTCGCCTACACCGATCAGATTGAACGTGAGAAAGCATTAACCGGAATGAATTCGTCTGATGACAAAACCAATCTCAAAAACTTTATCGATGATCTGAATCGCGGACCGTATACGGATATCTCGGTCGGCATGAAAGAAGCGGTTAATATTTTGCAGGACAGTTCACAGCAGGGTAACGAACCGATGATTGTACTGTTTGCAGACGGCAATAACGAGCTGAACAGCAATTCCGGTCGTTCCAACAGTGAAGCGGACCAACAGTTGAGTGAGGCGGTACAGCAGGCCAAGCAAAAAGGCTATCCGGTCTACACCGTTGGACTGAACGCCGACGGCAAGCTGAACCAGCAGGCACTGAAGAACATCGCTACCGAGACAGGTGGTAAATCTTTTGTAACCAGCTCGGCGGACGATCTGCCAGGTATCCTGAGTGAAATCTTCGCGGCTCACCAGCAGGTAAACGTGGTGCCGGTCGATTCGATTACCGGTAACGGACAATTTCAGGATGTGAAGATCAATATCCCGAATGCCAGCGTCAAGGAAGCCAATATCTCGATCATGTCCGCACAAAAAGTAGAAGTGAAGCTGAAAGACCCATCCGGCAAAGAAGTCGCTGTTCCTTCGGATCAGGTAAGTGTCTCGACTTCCAAAAGCTACTCTCTGGTCAAACTGCTCAAACCGCAGCAGGGAGATTGGACATTGCAGGTCAAAGGTGTGGATCAGGACAAAATCGATATCAACCTTATCTTCAACTATAGTCTGGAGATGGCGCTGGACCCGATTCCAGCCCAAAACTACAGCAAAGGCGATAAGATCGATATCGTCTCCTACCTGACCAGCAACGGGCAAAAGCTGACTGATGCCTCACAGG
It encodes the following:
- a CDS encoding vWA domain-containing protein, whose translation is MFRRKLNLMYITLAVILCLTQLPGTLFAASAAANNNSPSSSVDAVLLLDVSNSMKSSDPEQLGNEAMKLFVDMLPTQGDRVGVVAYTDQIEREKALTGMNSSDDKTNLKNFIDDLNRGPYTDISVGMKEAVNILQDSSQQGNEPMIVLFADGNNELNSNSGRSNSEADQQLSEAVQQAKQKGYPVYTVGLNADGKLNQQALKNIATETGGKSFVTSSADDLPGILSEIFAAHQQVNVVPVDSITGNGQFQDVKINIPNASVKEANISIMSAQKVEVKLKDPSGKEVAVPSDQVSVSTSKSYSLVKLLKPQQGDWTLQVKGVDQDKIDINLIFNYSLEMALDPIPAQNYSKGDKIDIVSYLTSNGQKLTDASQVGNLKAVLNVKDMDTGAASQVPLTGNGTEFKGTFEVPDNHKYELVVRAEEQSFYRETTPVTVDATGGGTGNAGTQEAAGLGTMGWILIAIGVLLVLTGLWFLLRMLKQKNRGFVGQMVIEIRDENTGEKSYPQYKKLTTFRGKFNLHQLLQLAPELKETESITFTPGNNDRILIRNNGDSAIEKSGRAIDASRGYEVKSGDRLTIALRQVDKTILLEYLT